The window ATGAAAGAAAACATAGCACCCTAGCAGAGTGCCACTTTTGGAAGATCGCCTTGGAAGCTTTAAGCATATTGCATCTCCACAGTGAAAAGCATTTCTGCCATTAAAAACAGTATGATCATGAATGCAGAAATACTCTAAAGCACTTACTTTTCTAtccatttattgtttatttctatTTATACATAGTTTTTAGATTGATTTTTGTATTTCATATCGGTGTTTcatatattttatgtatttttaatgcaaaaaggCAAACTATATATAATGACCATCACAGTGGTAATTTGCAAAGTGAATAAAGGTAGCTCTGAAAGTTGGAGGATGAAGGAAATGCAGTATGGAATTCTGCTGCTGAACAACTTTTGCATTCTTCGTTACTCAGAGGTGGTTATCAGTATACCATTTAAATTCATATGCTTGTGCTTAAATGTTTTCTACCACTGATTTCAGACTGATAAAAGCAGCTAAAGCTCCTGCACACTAATTGAAAAGGATTAAGCAGTTACATGGTGTGTCAAGGCCACATCAGGTCCATGAAGACCATTACCCTGCCTATCACAGTGGAACTTCCTGAATTAAGCAAGAACGTCTCTCGATTTCAGCCTCTGATTAACTACTACCAGATATGGAAATGTTTTACTGAATAATGTATTATATCCTATAATAAAAAAATCGTATGCTTGATTGAAATAATCTTGTTCTTAGAAGCTATAAAAATATATTCCAGGATGCTTCATATCACGTCTGGTAGATCTACCCTCACATTGAAAAGGATTTGGCAAAGATGGTGTTCCAAATATCAGTGAAGCCCGAGATTCCTCTTGGAGCTTTaccattttgttttttcttcttttcatagAAATTTCTCTATGCCAGTTGCATTTTGAAGTTTTGGGCTATTCAAAACTGAGAATGCAACTCCCCCTTGTGGATGTTTGAAGCATAACCATGCTTCTACTATGAATAGATTGAGATACCCATCACATTACTGGATGCCGTCCTCCATCTGAGAATAAAGATACTTGACACTGTATTATAGTGTTTAAATTATGCATTTAATTTGTAAAAATTTGAGTGTTTGGATTGTGCTATTTTTGTAACTCATCTAACTTAAAAATACACCCCCAAAGTTTAAGTAAATGTGATTCCATCTAGTCCTGCACCCTTTGCAAGAATATAAGCAGGTGGCAGCACAAATGAACAATGATTACCTTCTTCTCATGCTCATCTTGCACTCGCTTGTTTTGTCTCTGCGTTTTCAAAATAGTAATCATAGAATACGGGATGTCTGAATTATGTAATCAATATATTGGGGTGGGCAACCTCCAGCCTGTGGGCTTCCTGCTTGCCCTGCAAAGCTGTTTTCCACAGCCATACCCACCTACCTTCCTGTGATGTCAGGCAGAGATGCAGCTGCTTTCCCTGTGGAAAGCAGGGCTGATCAATCAGCTGATGACTGTGTGTGTCCTTGGTTTCGGTGTGTGAGATTAATTTGTACACTTACAAATTCTATGGAACACGATGCTTCCttcaaagtaaacatgcatatagTTGGGTTAGAAATCAGCAtgaggggacgcaggtggcgctgtgggttaaagcacagagcctagggctcgctgatcagaaggtcagcggttcgaatccctgcgatggggtgagctcccgttgcttgctcccagctcctgcccacctagcagttcgaaagcatgtcaaagtgcaagtagataaataggtaccgctctggcgggaaggttaacggtgtttccgtgcgctgctctggttcgccagaagcggcttagtcatgctggccacatgacccggaagctgtacggcagctccctcggccagtaacacgagatgagcgccgcaaccccagagtcggacatgactggacctaatggtcaggggtccctttacctttagcagcaTGAGACTTCTAACAGTGAAAGTAATTTTACATGGTAATATTTTAGCACTGCTTCACTGCTATTCTACTTTAGTAGAACAAGGAGCCTTATACACACATCTGAACGAAACCCTGTACAATTCTACCAAGAAGCAACATGCAAGCAATTATCAAAATCAGTGGAACTTTTATTGGCAGATTCTTAGCTGTGAATTGTAGAATAAAGCAGTCAGTTCACTTTACCAAAATACTTCAGTTTTCCTGCAGGATCTGGAATTATCTGGATAAGGAGAAAAAAGTCATAATCAAAACCCAAATAGTCTAATGTTTGTTACATATCTGCTGTATAAAGTGAACTAAGTCCTGTGCTGATGATTGGATCATCCTCCTCCAATGATTTCCCCAAGGTAACACAGGTACTCAAATACCCAACGGTACTTACAAATCTTCTCTTGGCCACCACATTCTCATAGCATCTTCAGGTTTGATCTAAACATGCAGAAGGCATGGCTACAGCTATTAAGTGTATTCCTGTTTTCATGTCACAACAGTTTGATAATACAGTGTACCCTACAGACTCATGTGCCCTACCTCTCCTGCTGCtcaacacacacatttcctgGTAAAAACTAGTTACACCAGTTCAGATATGGTAAACCAAGGGTGGGTAGTCTTAGCCCTCCATGCGTCttatctttccctttcccttcactggccctgctctctAACAAGCCTTTTTGCTTGTCTGAAATGTGTCTGAGAACTTtgacaatgcttcttgcttgtgtGGATTTTGTATTTTGTGACTGTGTTCTTCCCCTCACACTGGATATGGTGACACATACACCCCAATCATAATgtgagcataggattgcactgataaGCACCGCTGATTTTTCTGGTACCAATTTTCACCTAATGCTCCCAAAATCATAAGGGGGGAGGCAGACTGCAATCATCTGTGTCTTTCAGTAACATGTCTGGTTAAAACAAACTACTGTAGGGATGTAGAATTGTCTTGAGAACACATGCAGTGTTCTTTGTGACCTGTCTACAATCACACTTGTGATAAACCACATGTTATTCCATTGCTGCACTTGTAAAGTCACTGGCCAAAAAACTCAGATTAATATCCTCAACTTTGATGTTTCTTTACTCTGAAAGTCTATAATGTAGAAATAAATGGCAAATACTTCTACAAAATGTTTATAAAGAGTGCAGCCCTGGGCATACCTACTCAAAATTAACTCcaattgaatttaatgggacttattccaTGCTAAACGTGCATAAGACTGTAGCCTAAGTGGATGTACTTGGAGACTGGGAAATTATTGACCAATGAAGATACTGTTATAAGTTAAGGTACTGATATAAGTTAAGAATGCAAAAATACTAGTTATCTAACATGCAAGCACCTTAAGGAAATAATTAGTATTGATTTTTCCTGCACTGTGTAAAATCTTAGCAACAAAAGCATGCTGGAAAAGCTGATAGAGATaagatgaagaagtaaaaggCAAGGTTTCAAATGGCATTCAAAGTGCCCATACATTGCTTGTCGCCTGCTGATAAAATTCTCCACATGACATAAGATAAAATGGAGAAGATTCAAATGgagcattcaaaaaaaaaaaaaaaaaactatgttcCAATTATATTTATAAACACCAACTTACTGTTTCACTGCCTGGTCTCCAACCAGCAGGGCAAACTAAGAAGACAATGAAAGGAGACATTAAGCTCATGGTTAAAAATAACCCTGCATTCCTATTCCTTTTGTTCTGTGGAACATGAAAGAAATAATTCATTTTCTGCAAGTGCAAATCTATCTATGATGAGGTAGCTGAACGAAGTAGGATTTAATCATAGACAGAACTTTTCAATTAGTTTTACAGCTAATACCAGGAACCAGGTATTATAGTATTGAAGATTACTAGAAATGTTAAGACCAACAGTAATTTGCCAAAATATCTAACAGTCTCGGCTTTCTTACTTGCTATCTAGAAGAAATCTTTCTTTTCTGTGTAGGCAACTGAATGTTTAACCATGCAGGAAATACCTTCTCCATGTTCATCAGTATACTGGAATGCTTGTACTAGACGAAGAGTCTCATCTACAGATCTGCCAACAGGAAGATCATTCATTGTGATTTGTCGAAGATTTTTCTTGCCATCAATAATGAACAGGCCTCTGTGGAAACATAAATATAACAGATATTGGCAAACAAATATCAATAAGCTCATTCTGTGTATATATTTATTACACCTGTCTGCTAAACACCTGTACCAACTCTTCACTTAAAGCAGTATTTTATTTCACTGTGGGATTTAACTATGCACGTCACAGATCCACTAAAATAACTAACTGTTAACCCAACTTTAAAGAACTGTGTTCTTGTTCTAGTCAAGTTTTTCTCTCCAATAGACTCCCGTTGTAAAATTAGCAATTCTGAtcttgcaactttttaaaaagttttttgttGAATGTAACAGAATTTTGATATAGCATCATGCAGGAAAAAATATGACAATAATCTATAACTATTTGAGCAGCAGACAGAGAAGGAAATGGAATAGTTAACATTGTACCTAAGAGCATGTCCTTGATCCTCTAGGTAAACTCCATAATCTTTTGAGATCTGGTGCGTCAAATCTGAAAGAAGTGGTATCTTTATTGGTCCCAGTCCTCCTTGCTTCCGAGCTGTATTAATCCTATAGCAATGAAGATCACCAAATACTTCAGTGAGAACTATTCCATACCTGCACTATCAACTTAGTATCATTCACAGTATCTACTCTACATGATAGGTGGTGAATTTAATGGACCTGATCTAGTATTTGCATTTCCCTCATCCTCTCCTATGTACACTTCTCCAGAAATGGAAGTTTCTTGACAACACATTCCTCCTGCCATTGACAGGCCTCCTGTAACCAGGCAGCTATACTCATGGGATGGCTGCAGTTACTTAAACAGTCCCAAGTTTCCAATCAAGATTTCTGCTCTGTACAGAAAATGTAACAGCTACCAGTAAGTTGTGTaaatgaaaggggaaaaggaCTTACCATGCTAAATGAGTGAACTGCGAGTCTACTGAGCAAGCAACCACTTCAGCACCTATTGCTCTGAATTCTTCAATTCTGTCACTAAAGGCAATGATCTCCGTTGGACAGACAAATGTGCtaaatttaaagagagagagaaatgtaaatTTCTAAAAAGAACAGATCCCTACACTTATAACTAATCACTAAAACAGAGATGAACTGCTTTCTGCAAAGCACTCTATTTTCcagctatttattattttcttttatttatgccTGCCCATTTATAGCCTTTATTGGTCACTGATTCAAGGATGAGTGTAGGAAAATAAGTTTTATTCCATTACAACTTCTAAAACTCTAGCATCCTATTCTAAACATCTTTGGCATGTATTTTGTTGAACCATCTTGCAGTGCCAGAATAACTACATACTCTGTGATGTGTTTGCATAGCTGTTGATATGTGACATCTTAAATACTTATATGGTGCTACAGCCAATATTTTGAGTGCACCACTAGATAGAAAATTCTATTTCCAGTTTGTAAGCAGCAGTCAAGTTCAACATTATTATGTTTAATAGAAAACTATCTTATTTGTCCCTCACTTCAAGAATCAATCAACTATATAATCTTCTGGTACTGATGATGACAGCAATGAAGTCATATTATTAAGTGGGGATTCAGAACAAAATGCTGTGGTATATCCCCATCCCCTAATACAAGTTattctgctcagggcttcagcaAGCTGGGATCCTGTCCTTATAGTGCAGCTTTGGGTTTAAACATACAGGGGAAGGTTTCAGGAGGCTACTGAGATAATCTCTGCAAAATCGGTGCAAGGCTGTGATTTTTATATGCTTACAGAAACTCCTTAGGCCTACAGAAGTATTCATGTTTTTATAAGAAGAAAAAGTCTAAACAGCCGGATGAAGACTAAGCATGTTCAGTGGCCTCCAGGAGCAACAAGATTACCAAGGGGGGAAATTTACTTGCTAGAGACCATAACGGAAAGAGACACCTTGTCTTTCCCACCCTCTTGAAAGCTTTTTATGCAACCAGAAACAAATTTGCTGGATGGTTCAGACCCACAGTGCCTGATAAATGGCAGTGGGATGGCTGCCACTCACCAGGAGGAACGAAGTAGCAGGAAGATTGGTGTGATGGGGCACACGGGTGCAGCCAATACAGCACTCCTACTAGTGTTCCTGTACCACATCAACCTCCGCACCATTTCACTGCTCTTGGTAAATAGCAGTGGCCCTGTGGCCAGCAAACTGGCATTCCTGCTCCACACCACTTTGTGAGCTGCTTTTGCTTGCTACATAGTGCTACAGGGCTCTGCTGTGTATAGTGGGACATTTCTGGCGAGTAAGGTCCCTGAGCATGAATCCCTGCTGGGCTGTTATCCCCTTTACAAACTAACAGCTTGCATAAAGACTACTACCATATCTCTAGGAGGCCCTGTCCTGTTGTCCTACTCCAAAAAAAATCAGACCACCCAAGTTCAGAATTAGAAGGATTGATGATCATTGCATGGGCatagtcaggatttttttttgggggggggaggcaggaattATTGGGGGGGAGCAGAACAgagttatctgtgatgcaattggtcacttagttaagtaattttatttatttacttgatggggggcagatgcccccacCCATGAATCATTGTGAATTTCACCCATATTACCCCAGTAAAACATTTAGGATTATAATTTGTGGGATTTCCATAGCCACtttcataattttatattttctaATTCTTTATTCCTGTTAGATAACCAATTTTTTTGGCCTAAAATGAAAGACTGCTATGATCAGCAAGCATTATATTgtgaaaatatacatatatttcatGTGTTTTGCTTACAAGTCAAGTggataaaagaagaaaacaaggtattttccttcaaaatctgttaatttcagcTCTTTAAACTCTCCATTGATGACTGCTGTTCCTTCCCAATAAGGTGCTGGTTCGGAAACTAAAAATGAAGGATACATTGAACTTTAATTCATTTTGCCTGATTGTGCTGGTATATAAGTGCAATATTTCTCTTTGAAtagattaaaatatataatgttcATTTTAAAGAAGCAATGCTGGAAGAACTCAAATATTGGAAAAATTATTTCAGTTGCGGTTCTTATGACTTACAGTAAGTTATTGAGAACTGGTGTACCAACAAAGATACACTAATGCCATAGcacacttatttatttgcaggtgaTGTGTGCAAATATGCCAACACAAATGTTTGGAACGATGCCAGCACAAATTTGGAAATTCATAGGATGGGTGAATGGAATATGTTGGTACTAAGGTGTGTACTAAAAATGGCAGCTAAAGGGTTAGGAAACTTAAACTGCAGTGCTGAAGATTGGGATTTGAGGTTCTACGAAACTTTTGTTAACTCATACTTCACAAGGTTAGAGTATGATATCATCAGAAGAAACCAGCTGGATTCAGGCCAAAGGATGCTACTTCAGCATCCTATTCTAGTGGTAGCCAGACAGACACATATGGGAAGTCTGCAAATGGGACCCTCTctgttgtgattcccagcagctgatattcaaaATATATTGCATCTTACAGTATTTTCAATGGCACAGTGAAAGGTAGCAGTCTAAATCACAGTAAACAAGGCTTGGTGTCACTGAAGATACCACTTGATGAAAAACATaactgagatatatatatatatatatatataaaatggacCCAACTACAGCCCAAGTATGAAAACTAAAGAATCACTGTCCATTGATTAACAAAACTCTCTTGGTATCTACTCAGacataagccctactgaattaaattaaatgtaaGTACAATATGTATATGAATGAGGATTGCAACCTAAGGACATATACGCAAAGCACCTTCTTACTGGGTGAGTTTATGATGACTATTTACAAAAATAGACAAGCCACTCTTGGAACTAAGTGACTATTGGATACAAAGCTTGTCTTCTTTGCAAAttctctaaaaacaaacaaacaagaaatctGACAGATTATTCAATCTTGCAGTTTTCTTACCAAGAGATACTTAGGTGAAACTTTTTTGAAAAACAGCATATTGAGTTTATTGTACTGTACTACAGAATGCCACTCTATCATTTCAGAATGCTGTAAAACACAAGGCTACTCACTGAagtactgtgttcaatggggctaggtgtaggattgcagctttaaacttCTGTTAAAAACCTCTCTGCACTTTTAAACCAATAGCCTTTGTCTGACGTGTccttaccaaaaaaacaaacaaaaaaccacccctctAATCAACCGTGCACCTACAAGGAAAGTAAATACAGTATTTGAAACAAGAGGGAGgtgcttcttttcctttaaacCCATTCCCACTCTGCCATTTGCGCTGGGGGGAAAGCCTTTAAATTTTACCCAATTTGCAGGAGAGCACTTTTTTGGCTTTAACCTGCTGTTCCTTTTTTGGAAGGGGAGCTTAAGAAGAAACACTTAAGAGGCCTGTATGGCCACTTGATTCTGTTTTGCCTATTGCAGAATAAGCTCTCGTGATGTGCTGCGAAATAGCTTATGCCACCACAAATCCCTTTTCTTCTTTGAaggcccctctctctcccccttttttctgcTGCAATTGATCAACGACAAGAAGCCACGTTGCGGCAGCGACATcattccccgcccccgcccccgtcGCAATTTCCCAGCAGCGTCTCTAAACAACACGGCACGTCCTGCGCGTCTTAGCAGCACTCGCGTTTTCCCCACTTGCCACCTCCGTAAATTCTCTTCCCCAAAAGGGAACAAAACTGGAGCGGGGACTGTGGGTGTGTGGGGCTTTGCTGTGCTTTGCACAATGCCAACGTCGAGATGAACAATCacgaagagtaaaaaaaaaaaaaaaaaaaggcagagggaccaaggaggggggaaaggctgggCTGAGGGGCTCCTcctggccgccgccgccgccccggctTCTCCCTCGGCGCCAAGGATGAAGCCACAAGGCAGCCGCCTCTTGTCTCCCTCCCGCCTTCCCGCtcgctccttccttccctcccttgccGGGCCTCTCCGGCACCTactcttggccttgctgaggTGCAGCGAGTGGTCTCGGACGGGCACCCGCGACGCCTCGCCCGGGTACACCTCGCCCCCCGCGTAGTAGTGGCACTTCTCGTCGCCCGAGCCCTGCGCAGCCTCGGCGGTGGCCGCCTCCTCAGTCATGATCGCCGCCAGCACCAGCAGCACGCCAACGGCAAACGGCCGCCTCGCCAACCGTCGCGGGCGCCTCGCGCTCCCCGCCGCCCTCTGGCATTCTGTGGGTGTCCCGACGCGCGGCGTCTCCATGGCGAGCTGGGAAGCCGCACGACTCGCTGGCCCCCGGctaagggaggaaagagaatggcAGCGCCGAGGCCTGgcgggaggaagaggcaggcgcgcgagccggggCTGCTTCTGGGGGCGGGACCCGACGGCCGACACTGACGCGCCCGCCCTCTTCCCCTCGCGGCTGTTCCCCGCTTGTCCTCAGCTGAGGCGCAGTTGCGCATGTCCCGCTGACTGCGCCCTAGTTTGTGAGGCAGAATGCAGCCTCGTCGCGGGAGGAAGCTTGGCGGCCCTTCAGGCTGCGCCTCTGACCGTTGGGCATGCTGGCCCGGGCTGAAGGGATCCCAGCAGcgcctggagggccacgggttctcATTCCCTGCTTTACAATGACATGAGTGTCAGTGCAACACCGGATGTGGCATAGCCATAGCATCGCATTCCGATCAGCAGGTCAATTCTTCTACTTCTGTGGCATTTCCCCCCAGAGTAATCATCATAAAAGCTGCATTCCCAAATCTTTCTCTGGGAAAGGACACAGATGTCTAAAAAACATCTGATTCACAGCTGCTTGCTCCTTTTTGGAACTGAATCGCTGGCCATGAAGGAAGCATAGAAACGTTTTACCATAACaaggacaacagcagcagctcctATTTGCATTCtcacaaagtgaaagcaatgaaGCACCCAGCTTCTCATTAACAAAGTGTCTAATTCACTTGACCAGAAACAGGTGCTAAATCAAAAGTGATTTATTATCAATAAATGAAATCCAGGACATGGTATCGCTATGCTGAATCATCAAGGACACATTTTCACTTTTTTGCAATTGTTTACTGGAAAAATTGGCAGCCAGGAATTCAGtgaaatgcagcagcagccaacTCCTGTGTGCACCCCCTTTCCACTGCTGCCAGTCCTGTTCTGCCATGCCCAATGAAGCTCATGCAGACCAAGCTAAAGTCTGGAGTCAAACTGTGTCTGCACACAGAGTTTTCCTCTTCCTACAACTTTGCTGACAGGAAGCCCTTTGGAAGTTTACACCTCACCTAATGGCATCAGGTGGGCCCTGTGCACCTGTGGGCCCTCTGCACCTGCCAAAATGGcctgaggggtggtggtgggagaggtcAGAATCTGGAAAAGGTGATCCATCCCTGTTGTAGAGGTGCTGCTTTTTCCTTATGTTGGTGAaagacaacttttttttaaaaaaaaatgtacagtacttgtatttgatttttaaagtgaCTGGTGACTGTGCAGGAAGGCATTTATAGCTACATTTCATGCTTCTTGCATTTTTGTGCTACTTGTGAACATGTTATGTATCTGAAGCTCAAGTTATAGTCCGTCCACCCACCATTTTTCTTGTATTGAACTATATATATTTGGGAATGTTTTCCTCTATGGAAGTGAGTTTCATAGAGGCAGATTTCCCTTTACCATGTCCCTTCTTCCCTCTCTTGTGAAACTAACAATGTTGAGGGAGAAACCTTAGCACTTTCATGGAGGCTATGAGAGCATCACATGTCCATCTTAGAGACTTCTCTGCTGTTGTTACTGTTGCTACTCAGCAGAGCAGGCAGTTTTTTTCCTACTTCAAAAATTATGTATGCACAGCACACCAGTCTAGTTGCACACAGGAATACTTTAATCAACATAGAAACTAGAGGGACAGGTGAATCTGATATGGTTTCCCCCTGACTTTGTCAATGTCACAGGAGAATAGGGGAGTAGAAGGAAACCATGAAGGAACTAGCAGTATTGCAGGCACATACAGGGCAGTCTGGCTGGTATTTAGGATAGGAATGTGGAGAGATGTCTTCTGAAGGCATGTGACATTTCAGGCAGGAAAAGAATGGTGATAAATTCATTAACTGAAAGGGAAGGTTGCCCTatcaaaattaaaacagattaaaatgcaaatgcaatttTTACCCTAGAACGgataaaataaaattatccaTTAGATACTAAACATGTTGACATGGAAGCAAGTCTCAATGTTTCAGTGCAACTTGCTTTCAAGTATGTGCTAAACCATTATTATGTGGCTTAGAATACAGGCTATCAAACTTCAAAACATTAGTTTTCATGGTATCTTTCCTAGCTTAGATTGTTCCGGTTCTAGTCATTTTGGCACCCTTTCCTTACCTCTGTCCTCAGTGTCTTCTACCTTCCATTccatttgttatttttatactCAGGGCTTCTGTGGAGGCTCAAAAGCAACAAATATTAATTCATTGCAAGATCAGTTTCATGCAATGTTGGGCTCAAGGAAACCTATGAAGGCTCATTCTATCCTTTGCCTCCTATCATTGCCTTTTCTCTGGTTGTTTGTTGACAGCAAGAGCTATCTTTAAGAGCCAGAGTGTCTGATTGCCAAGGATTTGTGAGGAATGGCAAAACCCCCAGTGTCCTAACACAAAGACAGCTTACTGATTTACTGCAACCCTCTGAAGAAGAGCTGCTCCACTTTTCCCATCTTGGAACAGTCAAGGTATTAATTTTCACTTCACTTGCTCTCTGTTCTGAACTGCAGGCCCAAAGGAGGGCTCGGGGGAGGGGTTGGGTACCGGGATACCAAATAAGGATGTTAAAAACATCCAAATGGCCaattctagtgctttattaaagaagATGTAGACTTAGCAGCAAAGCAGCCTGCTAGGCCTCCCAGCCTTTATAGACACAGGATGGGCACCAAAGCAAGGCAATTGCTTGTCCGTGCCCAAACAAATGTGCCTACATTCTTTATACGCAAAGCAGCGTATGTCACTTTGTCTAGGACATCCCATCACTTCACCTGACCAGATGAGGGCATAGGCAGCAAATACCCAAGTCTTACAGATGGTTCCTCATTTTGCTCTCAGAGCCCAGTACTCCAAGCCCACAGATAGGAGTATTTGCATTGAACTTCCCTCTTTAACCTAATACAGCTCTATGCATGCCAGTCTGGTAGTAATTGCCTTCTCCTCTCTGTAACTGGCATTGGGGTCTTCTTACCACTATCCAAAGGTCAAATTTAAATACTGCCAgtattttgtttctttgacaAACTGCATAGCAATCAATCTTCCATTTTTGTAATATATCTTCCTTGACTCTGTGATTGCTAATTCCCCCTGGTACAAGTATAATATATATGTAAACTGCCTTGTACACAGTGACTGAACTAATGATCTGACCACTCTTCCTCCTGCATATGTGCATCTCCCTAATGTGTGTAGACAAGGGACTcagttatacagctgcaaatacaacatttaaagtgtgttttaagtgcactATACAATGAAACATTTCCAATATCTTTTTTTGCAATATGGAAAATATTATGCCAAATGTAATATTTGGACTGCAACATGGCATTCATTGCCATTTATTGGAGGCACTCACTGATATTTAACAATATTCTGCTGAAATTGCTAGCTAGCTCCTTTTATCTTCTCAAACTGAAAAGGGCATTTCAACAAATATATGGCACTGGCTGTCATGTATGAGAGAAAATCTATaaagcagagggagagggaattTTTTACCAGGGAACAAAAAGAAATGTGGTTTCGAAAGTGGCGTTATGCTCAATAGAATGAACATGATGAAAATTACTAATTGAAAAAGTGAAATGTTTTGGCTCTCACTAAGGCAGACTGGTGGGTAGAGTCATGTGCAGGGACT of the Lacerta agilis isolate rLacAgi1 chromosome 4, rLacAgi1.pri, whole genome shotgun sequence genome contains:
- the PRDX4 gene encoding peroxiredoxin-4 isoform X2, with amino-acid sequence METPRVGTPTECQRAAGSARRPRRLARRPFAVGVLLVLAAIMTEEAATAEAAQGSGDEKCHYYAGGEVYPGEASRVPVRDHSLHLSKAKISEPAPYWEGTAVINGEFKELKLTDFEGKYLVFFFYPLDFTFVCPTEIIAFSDRIEEFRAIGAEVVACSVDSQFTHLAWINTARKQGGLGPIKIPLLSDLTHQISKDYGVYLEDQGHALRGLFIIDGKKNLRQITMNDLPVGRSVDETLRLVQAFQYTDEHGEVCPAGWRPGSETIKPEDAMRMWWPREDL
- the PRDX4 gene encoding peroxiredoxin-4 isoform X1 codes for the protein METPRVGTPTECQRAAGSARRPRRLARRPFAVGVLLVLAAIMTEEAATAEAAQGSGDEKCHYYAGGEVYPGEASRVPVRDHSLHLSKAKISEPAPYWEGTAVINGEFKELKLTDFEGKYLVFFFYPLDFTFVCPTEIIAFSDRIEEFRAIGAEVVACSVDSQFTHLAWINTARKQGGLGPIKIPLLSDLTHQISKDYGVYLEDQGHALRGLFIIDGKKNLRQITMNDLPVGRSVDETLRLVQAFQYTDEHGEVCPAGWRPGSETIIPDPAGKLKYFGKVN
- the PRDX4 gene encoding peroxiredoxin-4 isoform X3, with the protein product METPRVGTPTECQRAAGSARRPRRLARRPFAVGVLLVLAAIMTEEAATAEAAQGSGDEKCHYYAGGEVYPGEASRVPVRDHSLHLSKAKISEPAPYWEGTAVINGEFKELKLTDFEGKYLVFFFYPLDFTFVCPTEIIAFSDRIEEFRAIGAEVVACSVDSQFTHLAWINTARKQGGLGPIKIPLLSDLTHQISKDYGVYLEDQGHALRGLFIIDGKKNLRQITMNDLPVGRSVDETLRLVQAFQYTDEHGEGISCMVKHSVAYTEKKDFF